From the Ignavibacteriales bacterium genome, one window contains:
- a CDS encoding alpha/beta hydrolase → MKKESTIILGIHGLGSKPPKELLENWWKQAIEDGLRLNGFSKLNFDFELIYWADILHTIPLDFKGSDKTNPLFFEKYTSEEYPEQNGNLTFREKAFEYFEKYYSKFIVNEVLSFKYPSLTEFFIHLHLRDLKTYFSNESIHYNGNPIPAKEAIVDHFIKNLNKHKNKKIFLVAHSMGSIIVLDALSDCISEANIDTLVTIGSPLGQKYVISKYKTENEINSINKFKVPENIVNKWYNLSDFQDQVALNHEISDLYEKNSLGIKIEDQLVKNKFVSEGIRNPHKAFGYLRTPEFSKIINGFLTQKKPGVFERIIKFFSRI, encoded by the coding sequence ATGAAAAAAGAATCTACAATAATTCTTGGCATCCACGGGCTTGGAAGTAAACCCCCAAAAGAATTGCTTGAAAATTGGTGGAAACAAGCAATAGAGGATGGGTTAAGGCTAAATGGTTTTTCCAAATTAAATTTTGATTTTGAACTTATTTACTGGGCTGATATTCTTCATACTATACCACTGGATTTTAAAGGATCAGACAAAACAAATCCATTATTTTTTGAAAAATACACTTCAGAAGAATATCCTGAACAAAATGGTAATTTAACTTTTAGAGAAAAAGCATTTGAGTATTTTGAAAAGTATTACAGCAAATTTATTGTTAATGAAGTTTTATCATTTAAGTATCCTTCGTTAACAGAGTTTTTTATTCACCTTCACTTAAGAGATCTTAAAACTTATTTTTCAAATGAATCAATTCATTATAACGGAAACCCAATCCCTGCAAAAGAAGCAATAGTTGATCATTTTATAAAAAATCTAAATAAACACAAAAACAAAAAAATATTTCTTGTCGCTCACTCAATGGGATCAATAATTGTGCTCGATGCGCTAAGTGATTGTATATCAGAGGCAAACATCGATACACTTGTAACAATTGGTTCCCCACTGGGACAGAAGTATGTTATAAGTAAATATAAAACTGAAAATGAGATCAACTCAATAAATAAATTTAAAGTTCCTGAAAATATTGTGAATAAATGGTATAATCTGTCTGATTTTCAGGATCAAGTTGCACTCAATCATGAAATATCAGATTTATATGAAAAAAATTCATTGGGTATAAAGATTGAAGATCAGCTGGTTAAAAATAAATTTGTAAGTGAAGGCATTAGAAATCCGCATAAAGCTTTTGGATATTTGAGAACACCTGAATTTTCAAAAATCATAAACGGTTTCTTAACACAAAAAAAACCAGGAGTTTTTGAGCGAATTATAAAATTTTTTAGTAGAATATAA
- a CDS encoding T9SS type A sorting domain-containing protein: protein MEQNFPNPFNPSTVIKYSIADESSVKLLIYNSIGEKVSELVNKTQSAGDYELKFDASRLSSGVYFYSLEANSSSGKNDFKSIKKMILIK from the coding sequence TTGGAACAAAATTTTCCAAACCCATTCAATCCTTCAACTGTTATAAAATATTCTATTGCAGATGAAAGCTCAGTAAAGCTATTGATATATAATTCGATCGGTGAAAAAGTAAGCGAACTTGTTAATAAAACACAATCCGCCGGGGACTATGAATTAAAGTTTGATGCTAGCAGATTATCGTCCGGAGTATATTTTTATTCGCTCGAAGCGAATTCTTCATCTGGTAAAAATGATTTTAAAAGTATAAAGAAGATGATCCTAATTAAGTAA
- a CDS encoding right-handed parallel beta-helix repeat-containing protein — MFIYLLQIIIFISFFSAFTLPQSTYYVSVNGNNNNNGLSVSTAFATIQHAANIVSAGDSILILSGSYMGFDIRTSGTQAQPIVFKTLSNDVTINIHNPITNDGINIEGANWIEIKGFNVINQPRAGIRVVLSDFVKIINNICTNNYKWGIFTGFTNDILIKNNSCSYSQDEHGIYISNSSDRPTIINNHSFNNNGCGVHMNGDLSMGVME; from the coding sequence ATGTTTATATACCTTTTACAAATAATTATTTTTATATCTTTTTTTTCCGCATTTACTCTGCCACAATCAACATATTATGTTTCTGTAAATGGTAACAACAATAATAATGGATTAAGTGTCAGTACAGCCTTTGCAACTATTCAGCATGCAGCAAACATTGTTTCTGCAGGAGATTCCATTCTCATTCTTTCTGGTAGTTACATGGGTTTTGATATCAGAACAAGCGGAACCCAGGCCCAGCCAATAGTTTTTAAAACATTAAGCAATGATGTTACTATTAATATTCACAATCCAATTACAAATGATGGAATTAATATTGAAGGCGCCAATTGGATTGAGATAAAGGGATTTAATGTTATCAATCAGCCAAGAGCAGGAATAAGAGTGGTGCTTTCTGATTTTGTGAAAATTATAAACAACATTTGCACAAACAATTATAAGTGGGGAATCTTTACAGGATTTACAAACGATATTTTAATTAAAAATAATTCGTGTTCATACAGCCAGGATGAACATGGGATTTATATCTCCAACAGCAGCGATAGACCAACAATAATTAATAATCATTCATTTAATAATAATGGGTGCGGCGTTCATATGAACGGTGATTTATCTATGGGGGTGATGGAATAA
- a CDS encoding acyl-CoA thioesterase, translating to MSTGTNTNSIFETEIIVRPDDIDMNNHVHNSKYLDYIQTARFIQMRDKYKVPMEEYIGKGLNWFASEVHLKYKRELKFGDVALVKTQVGDWSGAQVTINVWVYNKETNKIAVEGEMLYTLVSLTTGRPTRIPEDIIERHKI from the coding sequence ATGAGCACAGGAACAAATACAAATTCAATTTTTGAAACTGAAATTATTGTTCGCCCTGATGATATTGATATGAACAATCATGTTCACAACTCTAAATATCTTGATTATATACAGACAGCAAGATTTATACAGATGCGGGATAAGTATAAAGTTCCAATGGAAGAATATATTGGCAAAGGATTAAACTGGTTTGCAAGCGAAGTGCATCTTAAATACAAACGGGAGTTGAAATTTGGTGATGTTGCTTTAGTTAAAACACAAGTTGGCGATTGGAGTGGTGCGCAAGTTACTATTAACGTTTGGGTTTATAATAAAGAAACAAATAAAATTGCTGTTGAGGGAGAAATGCTTTACACTCTTGTTTCGCTTACTACCGGACGACCGACAAGAATTCCTGAAGATATTATTGAAAGACATAAGATCTAA
- a CDS encoding carbohydrate kinase family protein yields MSLFRNTCTALRTFRKTIQSFFKRGLKYFTDLNLRQNFYTGEILTASLEAADFIKVNYDEMHLINDLLLQSEYSTERVAFELMDKFDINMIAVTRGKDGSSIFENGKRFDHSNVDIKVVDTTGAGDAFAAVLCVGYLHGLEIPYINKLANDFANEICQFEGALPKYDRIYESFREQMGFFSILFN; encoded by the coding sequence CATTTTTTAAACGTGGATTAAAATATTTTACAGATTTAAATCTTCGCCAAAATTTTTATACTGGGGAAATTTTAACAGCATCGCTTGAAGCTGCTGATTTTATTAAAGTAAATTATGATGAAATGCATTTAATAAATGATTTACTTTTGCAATCAGAATATTCAACAGAACGTGTTGCTTTTGAACTCATGGATAAGTTTGATATAAATATGATTGCTGTAACACGTGGAAAAGACGGCTCATCAATTTTCGAAAATGGGAAAAGATTTGATCATTCAAATGTTGATATAAAAGTTGTTGATACAACCGGAGCCGGCGATGCATTTGCCGCTGTGCTTTGCGTTGGTTATTTGCACGGATTAGAAATTCCTTACATAAATAAACTTGCAAACGATTTTGCCAACGAGATTTGCCAATTTGAAGGTGCGCTGCCTAAATATGATAGAATCTACGAAAGCTTTAGAGAGCAAATGGGATTTTTTAGCATCCTTTTTAATTAA